A genomic segment from Daphnia pulex isolate KAP4 chromosome 5, ASM2113471v1 encodes:
- the LOC124193550 gene encoding solute carrier family 15 member 1-like yields MSRKSSSSSSDSEVSVEKVVPPLHDESTTSHPTPEKPLDVEQPDKNVKLKYPKSVFCIIVNEFCERFNFYGMRTVLTLYMSQILNFSEDKATIFYHSFLMLSYFSPIPGSILADTYLGKFKTIAILSIFYAFGSIILAVAAIPNFLPQIGFSMTGLLIIAIGTGGIKPCVSAFGGDQFVRPQQDRQLESFFSVFYFSVNAGSLISTAVTPILREDVSCFGDDTCYPLAFGVPAVLMLISVVIFLAGKPLYTIKKPQGNIMGEFFKCIGHAISRKWKAKGEKHDHWLDFASDKFDKQLIEDVKRVLSVGFVFIPLPVFWALYDQQGSRWTFQATRMNGDLGGVVIKPDQMQIINPLLILILVPIFETVIYPCFKKSGLLTPLRRIGCGLVLCGLSFVVSGFVEIALEPTYAIIPSNGRMQLNFINTLPCKVNVKYAVSDKNGELVLEGNKYEFAQDLEAEQEIIVRAYLESGDCSNFIQLNGFETGEVNLGKGNGTQGYSVLITERDNNLTITRLDKEEQLEKSNTGDPYVAFFLDDRTFEEYSGWNITMLQKIKKKTFEYVYVLNDTAPTTPAVDSIVQTDYQKTEIGSYELFLNGENIGNLENLIQGGVYRVVIQKALNGSAYYDVMTVQVTPPNTVGILWLLPQYFVVTFGEVMFSVTGLSFSYSQAPISMKSVMTAIWLMVVAFGNLIDIIVIAVQSGATGEGMSQASEFFMFAGIMGIAVVLFTLMSWNYKYVEDIKIEDEKKRLSAVSNHKSDSSSSSSSDSDDEKGKENKGFSE; encoded by the exons ATGAGCCGTAAatcgtcctcttcttcgtctgaCAGTGAAGTGTCGGTTGAGAAAGTTGTTCCTCCACTCCATGATGAATCAACAACGTCTCACCCTACTC cGGAGAAACCTTTGGACGTGGAGCAACCCGATAAGAATgtg AAATTGAAATATCCGAAATCGGTTTTTTGCATTATCGTCAATGAATTTTGCGAAAGATTTAATTTCTATGGAATGCGAA CCGTTTTGACGCTCTACATGAGTCAAATTCTCAATTTCTCGGAAGATAAAGCGACCATCTTTTATCATTCGTTTCTTATGCTCAGCTATTTTTCACCGATTCCGGGTTCCATCTTGGCAGACACCTACCTTGGCAAATTCAA aacaattgCGATTCTGTCCATTTTCTACGCCTTCGGAAGCATCATACTCGCCGTTGCGGCCATTCCGAATTTCCTTCCGCAAAT CGGGTTCTCTATGACGGGCTTACTCATTATTGCAATCGGAACTGGCGGGATCAAACCTTGCGTGTCGGCCTTTGGCGGGGATCAGTTCGTCCGACCTCAGCAGGATAGGCAGCTggaatctttcttttctgtcttttaCTTTTCAGTTAACGCAGGATCTCTAATTTCCACGGCTGTGACACCAATTCTTCGAGAAGATGTTTCGTGTTTTGGGGACGACACTTGCTATCCTTTGGCGTTTGGCGTTCCTGCAGTCCTCATGCTCATCTCCGTTG TAATTTTCCTTGCGGGAAAACCTTTGTACACGATCAAGAAACCACAAGGCAACATCATGGGGGAATTCTTCAAATGCATTGGG CATGCCATTAGCCGTAAATGGAAGGCCAAAGGCGAGAAACATGATCATTGGTTGGATTTCGCGTCTGACAAATTCGACAAACAATTAATTGAAGACGTCAAGCGGGTGTTGTCCGTCGGATTCGTTTTCATTCCTCTTCCCGTCTTTTGGGCCCTGTACGATCAGCAG GGTTCACGTTGGACGTTCCAAGCTACGCGCATGAACGGAGACTTGGGAGGTGTTGTGATCAAGCCCGACCAAATGCAAATCATTAACCCGCttctgattttaattttggtgCCAATTTTTGAGACCGTGATCTACCCCTGTTTTAAAAAGAGCGGTTTATTAACGCCTCTCCGGAGAATCGGATGCGGTCTCGTTTTATGTGGCCTATCGTTTGTTGTTTCTGGTTTTGTTGAAATCGCTCTCGAG cCCACGTATGCCATCATACCGAGTAACGGTCGCATGCAGCTCAACTTTATCAACACCCTGCCTTGCAAAGTCAACGTAAAATATGCAGTTTCAGACAAAAACGGAGAGTTAGTGCTTGAAGGGAACAAGTACGAATTCGCACAAGACTTGGAGGCAGAACAAGAGATTATTGTTAGGGCCTATCTTGAGAGTGGAGACTGTAGCAACTTCATCCAATTGAATGGCTTTGAAACTGGAGAAGTCAATCtaggaaaaggaaatggaacGCAAGGCTACTCGGTCTTGATCACGGAGCGTGACAACAATTTGACGATAACTCGCCTGGACAAAGAGGAGCAGCTGGAAAAATCGAACACTGGAGATCCATATGTGGC ttttttcttggACGACCGTACCTTCGAAGAATATTCCGGATGGAATATAACGATGCTgcagaaaatcaaaaagaaaacctttgaATACGTTTATGTTTTAAACGACACCGCTCCAACTACTCCGGCTGTCGACAGCATTGTACAAACCGACTACCAAAAAACCGAAATAGGATC gtaCGAATTGTTTCTCAACGGAGAAAATATTGGGAATTTGGAAAATCTCATTCAAGGCGGCGTGTACAGAGTTGTAATCCAAAAGGCTCTCAATGGATCCGCCTACTAT GATGTTATGACCGTGCAAGTAACACCGCCAAACACTGTCGGTATCCTCTGGCTACTTCCGCAATATTTTGTCGTAACGTTCGGTGAGGTCATGTTTTCCGTCACTGGACTTTCGTTTTCGTATTCTCAA GCACCGATTAGCATGAAGTCCGTCATGACGGCCATTTGGTTAATGGTGGTAGCCtttggtaatttgattgatatcATTGTGATCGCAGTTCAGTCCGGTGCAACCGGCGAGGGTATGAGTCAG GCGAGTGAATTCTTCATGTTTGCCGGCATCATGGGAATAGCGGTCGTATTATTTACGCTCATGTCATGGAATTATAAATACGTCGAAGACATTAAAATTGAAGACGAGAAAAAGCGTCTGTCTGCGGTATCAAATCATAAGAGTgattcttcatcttcgtcttcttccgaTTCCGACGacgagaaaggaaaagaaaacaagggcTTTTCCGAATAA
- the LOC124193549 gene encoding solute carrier family 15 member 2-like yields MSRKSSISSKEDVPVVPEIQDAPSTQDAPATQDAPATLDAPATQDAPVTQDAPSTEKAAPPPYEEPKKELPPTELTHVVEKPSLDLEQPDKNVKLKYPKSVFFIIVNEFCERFNYYGMKTVLTLYMRNVLNFSEDKATVLYHTFLMLCYFTPIPGAIVADTYLGKFKTIAILSCVYAFGSVLLAVAAIPNFLPQTGFSMTGLLIIAIGTGGIKPCVSAFGGDQFVRPQQDKQLEQFFSVFYFAINAGSLISTFITPILREDVQCFGDDTCYPLAFGVPALLMIVAVVIFISGKSLYTIRKPEGNIMGEFFKCIGHAISRKWKAKGEKHDHWLDFASDKFDKKFIEDVKRVLSVGFVFIPLPVFWALYDQQGSRWTFQATRMNGDLGGGVVLKPDQMQIINPLLILILVPLFETVIYPCFKKSGILTPLRRIGCGLVLCGLSFVISGFVEIALEPTYATIPGDGLMQLNFINTLPCTVKVVYGVSEKIGNIELQGNMYEFVQDLEAEQDIIVRAFLDNPDCASYTKFDNIDTGEVSLGTGNGTQGYSVLITGRDKNLTITRLNEAEQLEKSNTGDPYVAFFLDDPSFTEYSGSSIKMRQEKSKKKIFEYTYVLNVTAETTPDVDSIVQTEYQNTEIGTYDLTLNEANIGKIENLIQGGVYRIIITKALNGTDYYNVMPVQVTPPNSVNILWLLPQYFVVTIGEVMFSVTGLTFSYSQAPISMKAVMQAIWLMVVAFGNLIDIIVIAVQSGATGEGMSQASEFFMFAGIMGIAVVLFTLMSWNYKYVEEIKIEDEKKRLSAVPSHKSDSSSSSSSDSDDEKGKENKGFSE; encoded by the exons ATGAGCCGTAAATCGTCTATCTCCTCAAAGGAGGATGTTCCAGTTGTTCCAGAAATCCAGGATGCGCCATCCACCCAGGATGCTCCAGCAACCCAAGATGCGCCAGCAACTCTAGATGCGCCAGCAACCCAGGATGCGCCAGTAACCCAGGATGCGCCATCAACCGAAAAAGCTGCTCCTCCACCTTATGAAGAACCCAAGAAAGAATTGCCACCAACTGAACTTACTC ATGTAGTTGAGAAACCGTCGCTGGACCTTGAACAACCCGATAAGAATGTG AAATTGAAGTACCCCAAATCGGTGTTTTTCATCATCGTCAACGAATTTTGTGAAAGATTCAATTACTATGGCATGAAAA CCGTCTTGACGCTCTACATGAGGAATGTTCTCAATTTCTCTGAAGACAAAGCCACCGTCCTGTATCACACTTTCCTTATGCTTTGCTACTTTACACCTATCCCGGGCGCAATCGTGGCCGACACTTACCTTGGCAAATTCAA AACAATCGCAATCCTATCGTGCGTGTACGCCTTCGGAAGCGTCTTGCTCGCCGTTGCGGCTATTCCAAATTTCCTTCCGCAAAC TGGGTTCTCCATGACGGGCTTACTCATTATTGCAATCGGGACTGGCGGGATCAAACCTTGCGTGTCGGCCTTTGGCGGTGATCAATTCGTCCGACCTCAGCAAGACAAGCAGCTCGAGCAattcttttctgtcttttaCTTTGCAATCAACGCTGGATCTCTGATTTCGACGTTCATTACTCCGATCCTTCGAGAGGACGTTCAATGTTTTGGGGACGACACTTGCTATCCTTTGGCTTTCGGGGTGCCTGCATTGCTCATGATTGTCGCTGTTG TCATCTTCATCTCTGGTAAATCGCTCTACACCATCAGGAAACCGGAGGGTAACATCATGGGAGAATTCTTCAAATGCATCGGG CATGCCATTAGTCGCAAATGGAAGGCCAAAGGCGAGAAACACGATCATTGGTTGGATTTCGCGTCTGACAAATTCGACAAAAAGTTTATTGAAGACGTCAAGCGAGTGTTGTCCGTCGGATTCGTTTTCATTCCTCTTCCCGTCTTTTGGGCCCTGTACGATCAGCAG GGTTCACGTTGGACGTTCCAAGCTACGCGCATGAACGGAGATCTGGGCGGAGGCGTCGTATTGAAGCCCGACCAAATGCAAATCATCAACCCGCttctcattttaattttggttcCTCTCTTTGAAACTGTGATCTACCCGTGCTTTAAAAAGAGCGGCATCTTAACACCTCTCCGGAGAATCGGTTGCGGTCTCGTTTTGTGTGGCCTATCGTTTGTCATTTCTGGTTTCGTTGAAATCGCTCTCGAG ccCACGTATGCAACTATACCGGGTGACGGTCTCATGCAACTCAACTTCATCAACACCCTGCCTTGTACAGTCAAAGTAGTATATGGAGTTTccgaaaaaattggaaatattgAGCTTCAAGGAAATATGTACGAATTCGTGCAAGACTTGGAGGCAGAACAAGATATTATTGTTAGGGCCTTCTTGGATAATCCGGACTGTGCCAGTTACACCAAATTTGACAACATAGACACTGGAGAAGTGAGTCTAGGAACAGGAAATGGAACGCAAGGCTACTCGGTCTTGATCACCGGTCGCGATAAAAATTTGACAATAACTCGGCTAAACGAAGCAGAACAGCTGGAAAAATCCAATACTGGGGATCCATATGTAGC attttttctgGACGATCCGTCATTCACCGAATATTCCGGATCGAGCATAAAGATGCGAcaggaaaaatctaaaaaaaaaatctttgaataTACTTATGTTTTAAACGTCACCGCCGAAACTACACCTGATGTAGACAGCATAGTGCAAACCGAATATCAAAATACCGAAATTGGAAC ctACGATTTGACCCTAAACGAAGCAAATAttgggaaaatagaaaatctcATTCAAGGCGGCGTGTACAGAATTATAATTACAAAAGCGCTGAACGGAACTGATTACTAC AATGTGATGCCTGTGCAAGTCACACCACCAAACAGTGTCAATATCCTCTGGCTACTTCCGCAATATTTTGTCGTGACCATCGGAGAGGTTATGTTTTCCGTTACTGGGCTTACCTTTTCGTATTCTCAG GCGCCCATTAGCATGAAAGCAGTCATGCAGGCCATTTGGTTAATGGTGGTAGCCtttggtaatttgattgatatcATTGTGATCGCAGTTCAGTCCGGTGCAACCGGCGAGGGTATGAGTCAG GCGAGTGAATTCTTCATGTTTGCCGGCATCATGGGAATAGCGGTCGTATTATTTACGCTCATGTCGTGGAATTATAAATACgtcgaagaaattaaaattgaagacGAGAAAAAGCGCCTGTCTGCGGTACCAAGTCATAAGAGTgattcttcatcttcgtcttcttccgaTTCCGACGacgagaaaggaaaagaaaacaagggcTTTTCCGAATAA
- the LOC124193555 gene encoding phosphotriesterase-related protein-like yields MEVIPINNLSLSGKVQTVTGVIPPSALGKTMVHEHLSMNFDVAFVKPIETDVHKSTLPFSMETLGWIRYNPYSHQPNLHLNGTECEQAIIAEMKHYHSVGGGSIVECTTHGISRKAQFLYDVSLLTGINIIAGTGYYVAASQDSKLFVEPIEKLAEVMRTEQTEGCLEAPAIRCGLIGEIGCSYPIHNFEKRVLEAAAIVQNELKCPVSIHPGRNPASPAQVLRHFLEAGGKADQVSLCHLDRTLIQDEHVFDFAAMGSYLEFDLFGVECSHYQLNGQIDMPSDAQRINRLYQLIVEGYGDKLLISHDIHTKHRLVKFGGHGYSHILENIVPRILQRGIDNSSLEKILVENPFRWLTYL; encoded by the exons ATGGAGGTTATTCctataaataatttatcaCTTTCTGGAAAAGTTCAAACAG TCACAGGAGTTATACCTCCTTCAGCTCTAGGAAAAACAATGGTTCATGAGCATTTATCAATGAATTTTGATGTTGCTTTTGTTAAACCTATTGAAACTGATGTTCATAAATCTACATTGCCATTTTCCATGGAAACTTTGGGCTGGATCCGTTATAACCCATACAGCCATCAACCAAACCTCCATCTGAATGGCACTGAGTGTGAGCAAGCCATTATTGCTGAAATGAAGCACTATCATTCAGTTGGTGGGGGCTCAATTGTAGAATGTACTACTCATGGAATTTCTCGAAAGGCACAGTTTCTCTATGATGTGAGTCTTCTTACTGGAATCAACATCATAGCTGGAACTGGATACTATGTAGCAGCTTCACAGGATTCCAAGCTTTTTGTTGAGCCCATCGAGAAACTGGCTGAAGTAATGCGAACAGAACAGACCGAAGGATGCCTAGAAGCACCCGCGATAAGATGCGGGCTAATCGGAGAAATCGGATGCTCTTATCCCATTCACA ATTTTGAAAAGCGCGTTTTAGAAGCCGCCGCTATAGTTCAAAATGAACTCAAGTGCCCAGTTTCCATTCATCCGGGACGGAATCCAGCGTCGCCTGCTCAAGTTCTCAGACATTTTCTAGAGGCGGGAGGGAAGGCGGATCAAGTGTCTCTATGTCATTTAGACA GAACTTTGATTCAGGACGAACATGTATTTGATTTCGCTGCCATGGGTTCATACTTGGAGTTTGATCTGTTTGGTGTCGAGTGCTCACACTATCAACTGAACGGCCAGATTGACATGCCTAGCGATGCGCAACGAATAAATCGCCTTTATCAGCTGATTGTTGAAGGCTACGGAGATAAACTTCTGATATCTCATGATATCCACACAAAACATCGACTG GTTAAATTTGGAGGCCATGGATATAGTCACATATTGGAGAATATTGTACCAAGGATTCTTCAGAGAGGCATAGACAATTCctctttagaaaaaattttggttgaaAATCCATTCCGTTGGCTAACTTATTTGTGA
- the LOC124193552 gene encoding N-alpha-acetyltransferase 35, NatC auxiliary subunit-like, which produces MARPPEVVYSWTDITSDFKASVKDLELGELAHDDLFGLFEAMSAIEMMDPKMDAGMHQTTNGTKKILSFDQAVKAEKLELKKVNPEQFIGIVDNSIACLVTWLEGHSLAQTVFINLYAQHPQKIEDRNLKAFITIFLKVVDLIKDYINQASVFEEEDFQPLVYGFKLASDVPEAKALALIKESEEDLMKEIKNFSPSSSSIEESQEMKEISAVHTRLRFFRHFYQLLLKFNRRESPNATVNANSLIEDILKSTHVCREALNSCLQTISLGSGYGADEIEIMGFEPQVNQRLLPPTFPRYTQLRSRTDAINNLIQLMDRLKAMCKIKDHTNFHSALDFFYNIGRQRPPPCVLSRSLLQLLYIPLCNRVFGQQPLTEVLQEAARIFIAPPALTGGLGLVAGTQQHNQVQECIDQLFQQCVRPMGSLVQIAGHNLARQRDKFGHILQDLAALQEEADKVDAYLHTISLQTDSGRSHLACLGTWVLLHTLRTMIQYLFSGFELSLYSVYEYHYIFWYLYEFLYGWLISAYNRADSFLTEHQSMAEYLKSKGKAANATNKKGGQSGNGKNKKKKERSATARPYAKEIAYCQAVQSMCGGYYKAMVAMDLEGKIRRPRTEFDDERVRYEHRFAALGQVSTPPLVPYVQFKEMTKLEFNATDENDKASHASNLYATACRHFHHAATILTALTGQSNDENVTSLIRVCKTNCVVMRLLAGGHRREGASGPQFDFTVHPHLPIVKVT; this is translated from the exons atgGCCCGTCCTCCTGAAGTTGTATATTCTTGGACAGATATAACCAGTGATTTCAAAGCTTCAGTCAAAG ACTTGGAATTGGGAGAATTAGCCCATGATGacttgtttggtttgtttgaaGCCATGTCTGCAATTGAGATGATGGACCCCAAAATGGATGCTGGAATGCATCAGACTACCAATGGCACCAAAAAAATTCTCAGCTTTGATCAAGCTGTGAAAGCCGAGAAACTGGAACTGAAAAAAGTCAATCCCGAACAGTTTATAG GCATTGTTGATAACAGTATAGCCTGCCTAGTCACATGGCTTGAAGGTCACTCATTAGCTCAAACAGTGTTTATTAATCTCTATGCACAACATCCTCAAAAGATTGAAGACCGAAATTTGAAGGCCTTCATAACCATTTTTCTCAAAGTAGTTGATCTCATCAAAGACTACATCAACCA agCATCAGTGTTTGAAGAGGAAGACTTTCAGCCTTTGGTTTATGGATTCAAACTAGCATCTGATGTTCCAGAAGCAAAAGCTTTAGCCTTAATCaaagaaagtgaagaagatttgatgaaagaaattaaaaatttttcaccCTCAAGTTCATCAATTGAGGAATCCCAGGAAATGAAG GAGATTAGCGCAGTCCATACCCGATTACGTTTCTTTCGGCATTTCTATCAACtgttattgaaatttaatcgTCGAGAATCACCTAATGCAACTGTTAATGCCAACTCATTAATTGAAGACATCCTAAAATCTACCCATGTTTGTCGCGAAGCCTTAAACTCATGTTTACAGACGATCTCTCTAGGCTCAGGATACG GAGCCgacgaaattgaaattatgGGATTTGAGCCTCAAGTTAACCAACGGCTCTTACCACCCACATTTCCACGATATACCCAACTGCGTTCTCGAACTGATGCCATCAACAATTTAATCCAGTTAATGGACCGCTTGAAAGCAATGTGTAAAATCAAAGATCACACGAATTTCCATTCTGCTTTG GATTTTTTCTATAACATCGGCCGACAGCGGCCACCACCTTGCGTGTTGTCCCGGTCATTGTTACAGCTTCTCTATATCCCGCTATGCAACCGAGTATTTGGTCAGCAACCCCTGACAGAAGTTCTTCAAGAAGCAGCCCGGATATTCATCGCACCACCTGCATTGACTGGCGGCTTGGGTTTGGTTGCTGGTACTCAGCAGCACAATCAGGTTCAAGAGTGTATCGACCAGCTGTTCCAACAATGTGTTCGACCGATGGGCTCCTTGGTTCAAATTGCTGGCCATAATTTAGCTCGCCAACGGGATAAATTCGGACATATTTTGCAAGATCTAGCTGCTCTCCAGGAAGAA GCTGACAAAGTGGATGCATATCTGCATACAATCTCCCTGCAGACGGACAGCGGGCGTTCTCACTTGGCCTGCCTCGGTACTTGGGTCCTTTTGCACACGCTACGGACAATGATTCAGTATTTGTTCTCTGGATTCGAGCTCTCTCTGTACAGCGTCTACGAGTATCATTACATCTTTTG GTATCTCTACGAATTTCTCTACGGATGGCTGATATCGGCTTACAACCGAGCCGATTCTTTTTTGACGGAGCATCAGTCGATGGCCGAATATCTGAAGAGCAAAGGCAAGGCGGCTAACGCTACCAACAAGAAAGGAGGTCAGAGTGGCAACGgcaagaacaagaagaagaaggaacgtAGCGCTACCGCTCGACCCTACGCCAAGGAAATTGCCTATTGCCAAGCCGTCCAGTCTATGTGTGGGGGCTATTATAAG GCGATGGTGGCCATGGATTTGGAGGGGAAGATTCGTCGCCCGCGGACCGAGTTTGACGATGAGCGCGTCCGTTATGAGCACCGTTTTGCTGCACTGGGCCAAGTGTCAACGCCGCCACTCGTCCCATATGTGCAGTTCAAGGAAATGACTAAA CTGGAGTTCAACGCCACCGACGAGAATGATAAAGCATCGCATGCGTCCAACCTCTACGCGACGGCTTGCAGGCATTTCCATCATGCGGCAACGATTCTGACGGCTTTAACCGGCCAATCCAATGATGAAAAC GTGACATCGTTGATTCGTGTCTGTAAAACTAATTGCGTCGTCATGCGACTGCTGGCTGGTGGGCATCGCCGTGAAGGAGCGTCCGGGCCGCAGTTTGACTTTACAGTTCATCCGCACTTACCCATCGTCAAAGTCACCTAG
- the LOC124193554 gene encoding chitin deacetylase 1-like yields the protein MVSTAWSVVVLVAILLQLTWSSPVPDENHPLLRNKRQVRNGIRCMNNGKFYRNPDREKAKMWSTGECAKYYLCIENEVFEFKCSTGLLFDIVRQICDFKAKVDNCDVNTEAALPKPLLNTPEPICPVNELACADGTCLNSDLFCDGHADCVDGSDEGWCDADNDPNAAGRCDYANCTLPNCFCSVDGTLIPGNLEANQVPQMVTITFDDAVNGENWDLYLNKLFIPERKNPNGCPIHATFYISHEYNNYQHVQKLWNAGHEIAAHSITHRQPENWWSTNATIEDWFDEMVGQANIINRFAGVHMEDIRGIRVPFLRVGWNRQFLMMKEFGFVYDASMAAPLSDPPLWPYTLDYKMPHGCVGTGQRCPSRSFPGIWEMVLNQLEVEEYSCAMVDSCPSHGSEDEVYEMLMHNFKRHYNTNRAPFGLYFHTIWFKKRINLRAFQRFLEEMIRMPDVWVVNNWEAIQWMQRPTPINALSQFDPWKCKPTVPPEDKACNIGRACKLQSRALRGDRYLHTCTECPQVYPWIKNEFGLDI from the exons ATGGTGTCCACTGCGTGGTCCGTTGTGGTTCTAGTTGCAATTCTTCTTCAGCTCACCT GGTCCTCACCTGTGCCGGACGAGAACCATCCACTGTTGCGCAATAAGCGCCAGGTACGCAACGGCATCCGGTGTATGAACAATGGCAAATTCTACCGAAATCCAGATCGGGAAAAGGCGAAAATGTGGTCGACGGGTGAATGCGCAAAGTACTACCTTTGCATAG aAAACGAAGTATTTGAATTCAAGTGCTCGACGGGTTTGCTGTTCGATATCGTCCGGCAAATTTGCGATTTTAAGGCGAAAGTCGACAATTGCGACGTCAACACAG AAGCCGCCTTGCCTAAACCACTTCTCAACACTCCGGAACCCATCTGCCCGGTCAATGAGCTGGCCTGCGCTGACGGGACTTGTCTGAACAGCGACCTATTTTGCGACGGACATGCCGACTGCGTGGATGGTAGCGACGAAGGATGGTGCG ACGCGGACAATGATCCGAATGCGGCCGGGCGCTGCGACTACGCCAACTGCACTTTGCCCAACTGCTTCTGCAGTGTCGACGGAACACTCATTCCAGGCAATCTCGAAGCCAATCAA GTCCCGCAAATGGTCACCATCACGTTCGACGACGCGGTTAACGGCGAGAACTGGGATTTATATCTCAACAAACTTTTCATCCCCGAGCG TAAAAATCCTAACGGCTGTCCCATCCACGCCACGTTCTACATCAGTCACGAATACAACAACTACCAGCATGTTCAGAAATTGTGGAACGCCGGACACGAAATTGCAGCCCACTCGATTAC TCACCGACAACCAGAGAATTGGTGGTCGACCAACGCCACTATTGAGGACTGGTTTGATGAGATGGTCGGCCAGGCCAACATCATCAACCGATTCGCTGGAGTTCACATGGAGGATATCCGCGGAATCCGCGTTCCATTTTTGCGAGTCGGCTGGAACCGCCAGTTTCTCATGATGAAAGAATTTGGCTTCGTGTACGACGCCAGTATGGCGGCTCCTCTCAGCGATCCGCCCCTGTGGCCCTACACGCTCGACTACAAGATGCCGCACGGCTGTGTCGGCACCGGACAGCGCTGCCCCAGCCGCAGTTTTCCGGGTATTTGGGAAATGGTCCTCAACCAATTGGAAGTCGAG GAGTACTCGTGCGCTATGGTGGATTCTTGTCCGTCTCACGGGTCGGAAGATGAAGTCTACGAAATGCTGATGCACAATTTCAAGCGCCATTACAACACGAACCGCGCTCCTTTCGGTCTCTACTTCCACACGATTTGGTTCAAAAAGCGAATTAACTTGCGCGCCTTCCAG CGATTCCTCGAGGAAATGATCCGCATGCCGGATGTCTGGGTCGTTAATAATTGGGAGGCCATCCAGTGGATGCAGAGGCCGACGCCAATCAACGCGCTGAGTCAATTCGATCCCTGGAAATGCAAGCCAACG GTCCCGCCTGAAGACAAAGCCTGCAACATTGGCCGTGCCTGCAAATTGCAATCGCGTGCGCTAAGAGGCGATCGCTATCTCCACACTTGCACCGAATGCCCCCAAGTTTACCCTTGGATCAAGAACGAATTCGGTTTGGATATTTAA